A single genomic interval of Solimonas sp. K1W22B-7 harbors:
- a CDS encoding SCO family protein, whose protein sequence is MNTTEHPPGRGRPQFLLLATLFFAPLLLAVLLYFVFPQWQPTHKTNYGELVNPARPLPELQLLDHEGKPRDLSALRGKWSFIYVGGPECTTLCLQKLYQIRQIRTLLNEKRQRVQRVYLAPGLAQLQAAEAELKKEHPDLVFLAPSGQGVDLAGFLGAKEPQALYLVDPHGNWLMVYPAAAESPGILKDIKKLLRLSQIG, encoded by the coding sequence ATGAATACCACCGAGCATCCCCCGGGCCGCGGCCGTCCCCAGTTCCTGCTGCTGGCGACGCTGTTCTTCGCGCCGCTGCTGCTGGCCGTCCTGCTGTACTTCGTGTTCCCGCAGTGGCAGCCGACGCACAAGACCAACTACGGCGAGCTGGTGAACCCGGCACGGCCGCTGCCGGAGCTGCAGCTGCTGGACCACGAGGGCAAGCCGCGCGACCTCTCGGCGCTGCGCGGCAAGTGGAGCTTCATCTACGTCGGCGGGCCGGAGTGCACGACGCTGTGCCTGCAGAAGCTCTACCAGATCCGGCAGATCCGCACCCTGCTCAACGAGAAGCGCCAGCGCGTGCAGCGGGTCTATCTGGCGCCGGGCCTGGCGCAGCTGCAGGCCGCCGAGGCGGAACTGAAGAAGGAGCACCCCGACCTGGTGTTCCTGGCCCCCAGCGGCCAGGGCGTGGACCTCGCCGGCTTCCTCGGTGCGAAGGAGCCGCAGGCGCTGTACCTGGTCGATCCGCACGGCAACTGGCTGATGGTGTATCCGGCGGCGGCGGAGTCGCCGGGGATCCTGAAGGACATCAAGAAGCTGTTGCGGCTGAGCCAGATCGGCTAA
- a CDS encoding COX15/CtaA family protein: MSWFRRINFLALCLCFGVVVLGAFVRLSDAGLGCPDWPGCYGHLGVPQEAHDVARAEQNFPQRPVEAHKAWKEMIHRYFASTLGLLIVALAVMSGKLRHRGAPQVLPLVLAGLVVFQGLLGMWTVTKLLKPLIVTAHLIGGMSTLALLAWMWLATGRREEAATGKLAAHRSERQLAIELQRAAAVEGPAPLPLPPAGLRRYALVALLLVILQIFLGGWTSTNYAALACPDLPTCHGKWLPELDVPTAFTLWHGLGIDYEHGILDARARVTIHFFHRAGAVVVTAALLLLGLFLWRRGGFRLWRGYGVAVIGALALQVSIGLSIVKLQLPLGLATAHNAGAAVLLLTLVSLNFFAWKASR, from the coding sequence ATGTCCTGGTTCCGCCGCATCAACTTCCTCGCCCTCTGCCTGTGCTTCGGCGTCGTCGTGCTGGGCGCTTTCGTGCGCCTGTCCGATGCCGGCCTGGGCTGTCCGGACTGGCCGGGCTGCTACGGCCATCTCGGCGTGCCGCAGGAGGCGCATGACGTGGCCCGGGCGGAGCAGAACTTTCCGCAGCGTCCGGTGGAGGCCCACAAGGCCTGGAAGGAGATGATCCACCGCTACTTCGCCTCGACCCTGGGCCTGCTGATCGTGGCGCTGGCGGTGATGAGCGGGAAGCTGCGCCACCGGGGGGCGCCTCAGGTGCTGCCCCTGGTGCTGGCAGGCCTGGTGGTCTTCCAGGGGCTGCTGGGCATGTGGACGGTGACCAAGCTGCTCAAGCCCCTGATCGTGACCGCGCACCTGATCGGCGGCATGAGCACGCTGGCGCTGCTGGCCTGGATGTGGCTGGCCACGGGCCGCCGCGAAGAGGCTGCGACCGGCAAGCTCGCCGCGCACCGCTCCGAGCGCCAGCTGGCGATCGAGCTGCAGCGTGCTGCGGCCGTGGAGGGGCCGGCGCCGTTGCCCCTGCCGCCGGCCGGGCTGCGCCGCTATGCCCTGGTTGCCCTGCTGCTGGTGATCCTGCAGATCTTCCTGGGCGGCTGGACCAGCACCAACTACGCGGCGCTGGCCTGCCCGGACCTGCCGACCTGCCACGGCAAGTGGCTGCCGGAGCTGGATGTGCCCACGGCCTTCACGCTCTGGCACGGCCTGGGCATCGACTACGAACATGGCATCCTCGACGCCCGCGCCCGGGTGACGATCCACTTCTTCCATCGCGCCGGCGCGGTGGTGGTGACCGCGGCGCTGCTGCTGCTGGGCCTGTTCCTGTGGCGCCGCGGAGGGTTCCGGCTGTGGCGCGGCTACGGCGTGGCGGTGATCGGGGCGCTGGCGCTGCAGGTGTCGATCGGCCTGTCCATCGTCAAGCTGCAGCTGCCGCTGGGCCTGGCCACGGCGCACAATGCCGGCGCGGCGGTACTCCTGCTGACCCTGGTCAGCCTCAACTTCTTCGCCTGGAAAGCCAGCCGGTAG
- the cyoE gene encoding heme o synthase yields the protein MSTTLDSPLSARARLNEYYELTKPRVVMLIVFTAIVGMFLAVPGLPPWGGFVWGTIGIALQAASAAAVNQIIDRNIDARMARTCGRPLVTGTLTMTESIAFATVLGIGGFVMLWFLVNPLTAVLTQFTLIGYAGVYTLYLKRATPQNIVIGGAAGAAPPVLGWVAVTGEVHPHALILFLIIFIWTPPHFWALAIERHKEYAAADIPMLPVTHGLEFTRTQVLLYTILLTAVTVLPFAVNMSGWLYLAGTLVLDGLFLYYAFKLKYAPVPGLPMKTFGYSIVYLMAIFTLLLVDHYLRPLGL from the coding sequence ATGTCCACGACGCTGGATTCCCCCCTGAGTGCGCGAGCGCGGCTCAACGAGTACTACGAGCTGACCAAGCCGCGCGTGGTCATGCTGATCGTGTTCACCGCGATCGTCGGCATGTTCCTGGCGGTGCCGGGCCTGCCGCCCTGGGGCGGTTTCGTCTGGGGCACGATCGGCATCGCCCTGCAGGCGGCCTCGGCGGCGGCGGTCAACCAGATCATCGACCGCAACATCGACGCGCGCATGGCCCGTACCTGCGGCAGGCCGCTGGTCACCGGCACGCTGACCATGACCGAGTCGATCGCCTTTGCCACGGTCCTGGGCATCGGCGGCTTCGTGATGCTGTGGTTCCTGGTCAACCCGCTGACCGCGGTGCTGACCCAGTTCACCCTGATCGGCTACGCCGGCGTCTACACCCTGTACCTGAAGCGCGCCACGCCGCAGAACATCGTGATCGGCGGTGCCGCCGGTGCCGCGCCGCCGGTGCTGGGCTGGGTGGCAGTGACCGGGGAGGTGCACCCGCACGCCCTGATCCTGTTCCTGATCATCTTCATCTGGACGCCGCCGCACTTCTGGGCCCTGGCGATCGAGCGGCACAAGGAATACGCCGCCGCCGACATCCCGATGCTGCCGGTGACCCACGGCCTGGAGTTCACCCGCACCCAGGTGCTGCTGTACACGATACTGCTGACCGCGGTGACGGTACTGCCCTTCGCGGTGAACATGTCCGGCTGGCTGTATCTGGCCGGCACCCTGGTCCTGGACGGCCTGTTCCTGTACTACGCCTTCAAGCTCAAGTACGCGCCGGTGCCGGGCCTGCCGATGAAGACCTTCGGCTATTCCATCGTCTACCTGATGGCTATTTTCACCCTGCTGCTGGTGGACCACTACCTGCGGCCCCTGGGTCTGTGA
- a CDS encoding cold-shock protein, giving the protein MSNVSNGTVKWFNEAKGFGFITPEGGGEDLFAHFREIQGSGFKTLKEGQRVQFEVRRGPKGLQAAAIKPL; this is encoded by the coding sequence ATGTCGAATGTCTCCAATGGCACCGTCAAATGGTTCAATGAGGCCAAGGGCTTTGGCTTCATCACTCCGGAAGGCGGCGGTGAAGATTTGTTTGCGCACTTCCGTGAAATCCAGGGCAGCGGCTTCAAGACCCTGAAGGAAGGACAGCGCGTCCAGTTCGAGGTGCGCCGCGGCCCCAAGGGCCTGCAGGCGGCGGCGATCAAGCCGCTCTGA
- a CDS encoding SET domain-containing protein has product MSRKIVTRRSPIHGNGVFAARKLDAGVELIEYQGRLLTHAQADRIFEGGVDTGHTFLFTLNERYIIDASVEGNDARWLNHSCDPNCQAVWEQSADGNPRRDRILIETLRPVAPGEELTYDYGIRLPVRQTAKMKALWACRCGSGECSGTMLKPKR; this is encoded by the coding sequence ATGTCACGCAAAATCGTCACGCGTCGCTCCCCCATCCACGGCAATGGCGTCTTCGCCGCCCGCAAGCTCGACGCCGGAGTGGAACTGATCGAGTACCAGGGCCGCCTGCTGACGCATGCCCAGGCCGACCGCATCTTCGAAGGCGGCGTCGATACCGGCCACACCTTCCTGTTCACGCTCAACGAGCGCTACATCATCGACGCCAGCGTCGAGGGCAACGACGCACGCTGGCTCAACCACAGCTGCGATCCGAACTGCCAGGCCGTGTGGGAACAGAGCGCCGACGGCAACCCGAGGAGGGATCGCATCCTGATCGAAACGCTGCGCCCGGTTGCACCGGGCGAAGAGCTGACCTACGACTACGGCATCCGCCTGCCGGTGCGCCAGACCGCGAAGATGAAGGCCCTGTGGGCCTGCCGCTGCGGCTCCGGGGAATGCAGCGGCACCATGCTCAAGCCCAAGCGCTGA
- a CDS encoding S8 family peptidase, translating to MKRSSFIAVLALLGLAGAAQAQPAASPAPIRGLVSQLIPDQYIVELAPGEARGGAVRQAALGLVGSVGGGELLQVYGHALNGFSVRLPAVAAEALARNPRVRRIEQDRSMFLSETQFNPPSYGLDRIDQVDLPLDNQYSYPASAGQGVHVYVIDTGLNATHVDFAGDRVQPGRNFAPNGSQGLLCTLLGIGCPPVDPANTTDCNGHGTHVSGTSVGSSFGVAKRALLHPVRVFGCGNSTTTSAIIAGVDWVTANRQLPAVVNMSLGGGASELLDTAVNNLIDAGVTAVVAAGNENANACSGSPSRVPRAITIGATTNTDARASYSNFGTCVDLFAPGSNIVSAAYNSATGTATLSGTSMASPHVAGAAARYLAANPGANAAAVDAALKASASSGKVGNPGTGSPNLLLRLDPVAY from the coding sequence ATGAAACGCAGTTCGTTCATCGCTGTTCTGGCCCTGCTGGGCCTGGCGGGTGCCGCACAGGCCCAGCCCGCCGCAAGTCCCGCGCCGATCCGCGGCCTGGTCAGTCAGCTCATTCCCGATCAGTACATCGTCGAACTCGCGCCGGGCGAGGCCCGGGGCGGCGCGGTGCGCCAGGCCGCACTGGGCCTGGTCGGCAGCGTCGGCGGCGGCGAGCTGCTGCAGGTCTATGGCCATGCCCTCAACGGCTTCAGCGTGCGCCTGCCCGCGGTGGCGGCCGAGGCGCTGGCGCGCAATCCGCGCGTGCGGCGCATCGAGCAGGACCGCTCGATGTTCCTCAGCGAAACCCAGTTCAACCCGCCGTCCTATGGCCTGGACCGCATCGACCAGGTGGACCTGCCGCTGGACAACCAGTACAGCTACCCGGCCAGCGCCGGGCAGGGCGTGCATGTCTACGTGATCGACACCGGCCTCAATGCCACGCACGTGGACTTCGCCGGCGACCGCGTGCAGCCGGGCCGCAACTTCGCGCCCAATGGCAGCCAGGGGCTGTTGTGCACCCTGCTCGGCATCGGCTGCCCGCCGGTGGATCCGGCCAACACCACCGACTGCAACGGCCACGGTACCCACGTGTCCGGCACCTCGGTGGGCAGCAGCTTCGGCGTGGCCAAGCGCGCGCTGCTGCACCCGGTGCGGGTGTTCGGCTGCGGCAACAGCACCACGACCTCCGCGATCATCGCCGGTGTCGACTGGGTGACGGCCAACCGGCAGCTGCCGGCGGTGGTCAACATGTCGCTGGGCGGTGGGGCTTCGGAGCTGCTCGACACGGCGGTCAACAACCTGATCGATGCCGGTGTCACGGCGGTGGTTGCGGCCGGCAACGAGAATGCCAACGCCTGCAGCGGCTCGCCCAGCCGCGTACCGCGCGCGATCACGATCGGCGCCACCACCAACACCGATGCGCGTGCGTCCTACTCGAACTTCGGGACCTGCGTGGACCTGTTCGCGCCGGGCTCGAACATCGTCTCGGCCGCCTACAACAGCGCCACCGGCACCGCGACGCTCAGCGGGACCTCGATGGCCAGCCCGCATGTGGCCGGCGCGGCGGCGCGCTACCTGGCGGCCAACCCCGGCGCCAATGCGGCGGCGGTGGACGCGGCCCTGAAGGCTTCCGCCAGCAGCGGCAAGGTGGGCAACCCGGGCACGGGCTCGCCGAACCTGCTGCTGCGGCTCGATCCGGTCGCCTACTGA
- a CDS encoding flavodoxin family protein, with protein MKQLLLLYHSQSGHTARLMEAVREGAAEFPDEVELRVLRAFDAGLDDLLWAQGLLIGTPENFGYLSGAVKDFLDRTYYPAEGKTVGLPWAMFVSAGNDGTGAVRALERIATGYGWTRVAEALIVRGEPDEAALAQCRELGQTLAAGLACGIF; from the coding sequence ATGAAACAGCTGCTGCTCCTCTACCACAGCCAGAGCGGCCACACGGCCCGGCTCATGGAAGCGGTGCGTGAAGGCGCGGCGGAGTTCCCCGACGAGGTCGAGTTGCGCGTGCTGCGCGCCTTCGACGCCGGCCTCGACGACCTGCTGTGGGCGCAGGGCCTGCTGATCGGCACGCCCGAGAACTTCGGCTACCTCAGCGGCGCGGTGAAGGACTTCCTCGACCGCACCTACTACCCCGCCGAGGGCAAGACCGTGGGCCTGCCCTGGGCCATGTTCGTGTCCGCCGGCAACGACGGCACGGGCGCGGTGCGCGCATTGGAACGCATCGCCACCGGCTACGGCTGGACCCGCGTGGCCGAAGCGCTGATCGTCCGCGGCGAGCCCGACGAGGCGGCGCTGGCGCAATGCCGCGAACTGGGACAGACCCTGGCGGCAGGCCTGGCCTGCGGCATTTTCTAG
- a CDS encoding D-hexose-6-phosphate mutarotase produces the protein MSQDPATDSFSPLRARGNGGATLEALAYGGHLLSWTPAGERDSRLFLSPASVFRPGTAVRGGVPVIFPQFAAHGPLPKHGFARVQDWQPTQSAGDGRIRLQLRDSPASRALWPHAFLLELELHCGGDTLRMELGVHNSGDTPFEFTVALHTYLRVADVRQARLQGLKGLRYLDAARNRSEHVEAQDELGFGPWTDRIYFDPPAELLLLEPQRRLRIRQEGFTDTVVWNPAAAVTSTLPDMAPDGWREMLCVEAATTLQPIRLAPGAQWRGAQVLVAE, from the coding sequence ATGAGCCAAGACCCCGCCACCGATTCCTTCTCGCCCCTGCGGGCCCGGGGCAACGGCGGCGCCACGCTGGAAGCCCTGGCCTATGGCGGCCACCTGCTCTCGTGGACTCCCGCGGGTGAGCGCGACAGCCGCCTGTTCCTCAGCCCAGCCTCCGTGTTCCGCCCGGGGACGGCCGTCCGCGGCGGCGTGCCGGTGATCTTTCCGCAGTTCGCGGCGCATGGCCCCCTGCCCAAGCACGGCTTCGCGCGCGTACAGGACTGGCAGCCGACGCAGTCCGCCGGCGACGGGCGCATCCGCCTGCAGCTGCGCGACAGCCCCGCGAGCCGCGCGCTGTGGCCGCATGCCTTCCTGCTCGAACTGGAGCTGCATTGCGGCGGCGACACGCTGCGCATGGAACTGGGCGTACACAACAGCGGAGATACGCCCTTCGAGTTCACCGTCGCGCTGCATACCTACCTGCGGGTCGCCGACGTCCGCCAGGCAAGGCTGCAGGGCCTGAAGGGTCTGCGCTACCTCGACGCGGCGCGCAACCGCAGCGAGCATGTCGAGGCACAGGACGAGCTTGGCTTCGGTCCCTGGACCGATCGCATCTACTTCGACCCGCCGGCGGAACTGCTGCTGCTGGAACCGCAGCGGCGCCTGCGCATCCGCCAGGAGGGCTTCACCGACACCGTGGTGTGGAACCCCGCCGCCGCCGTCACCTCGACGCTCCCCGACATGGCGCCCGACGGCTGGCGCGAGATGCTCTGCGTCGAGGCTGCCACGACGCTCCAGCCGATCCGGCTCGCACCGGGCGCGCAGTGGCGCGGCGCGCAGGTCCTGGTCGCGGAATGA
- a CDS encoding alpha/beta fold hydrolase, giving the protein MPHVRANGLQICYETFGKPSNPALLLIMGLGAQLVHWPDAFCEALAAGGYHVIRFDNRDIGLSEKLDHLGKPDLLRSGMLYSLRLPVKSPYVLDDLAEDTVALLDALKIKTAHVVGLSMGGMVAQLMGAKHSSRVRSLTLIMTSSGNPWLKKPSLRVQMRMMSKPKARDRESLLQFGMDTWRMIGSPGYPSPEPELREYVGRALDRSIHPQGLARQMVAIMASGSRVKLLARVKAPTLIIHGHDDPLVPVPAAHDLKKHIPQAQLEIIHGMGHDLPSSLLPKLEHLILHHAKHAERANGRRAGTPPGRDAARA; this is encoded by the coding sequence ATGCCGCACGTCAGGGCCAACGGCCTGCAGATCTGCTACGAAACCTTCGGCAAGCCTTCGAACCCCGCGCTGCTGCTGATCATGGGCCTGGGCGCGCAGCTGGTGCACTGGCCCGATGCCTTCTGCGAGGCACTGGCGGCCGGCGGCTACCACGTGATCCGCTTCGACAACCGCGACATCGGCCTGTCGGAGAAGCTGGACCACCTGGGCAAGCCCGACCTGCTGCGCAGCGGCATGCTCTACAGCCTGCGCCTGCCGGTGAAGTCGCCGTATGTGCTCGACGACCTGGCCGAGGACACGGTCGCCCTGCTCGACGCGCTGAAGATCAAGACCGCGCACGTGGTGGGCCTGTCGATGGGCGGCATGGTCGCGCAGCTCATGGGTGCGAAGCATTCCTCGCGCGTGCGCAGCCTGACGCTGATCATGACCAGCAGCGGCAACCCCTGGCTGAAGAAGCCCTCGCTGCGCGTGCAGATGCGCATGATGTCCAAGCCCAAGGCGCGCGACCGCGAGAGCCTGCTGCAGTTCGGCATGGACACCTGGCGCATGATCGGCAGTCCCGGCTATCCCTCGCCCGAGCCCGAGCTGCGCGAGTACGTCGGCCGCGCGCTGGATCGCAGCATTCACCCGCAGGGCCTGGCGCGGCAGATGGTGGCGATCATGGCCTCGGGCAGCCGCGTGAAGCTGCTGGCGCGGGTCAAGGCACCGACACTGATCATCCACGGCCACGACGATCCGCTGGTGCCGGTGCCGGCCGCGCACGACCTCAAGAAGCACATCCCGCAGGCGCAGCTGGAGATCATCCACGGCATGGGCCATGACCTGCCGTCCTCGCTGCTGCCCAAGCTCGAGCACCTGATCCTGCATCACGCCAAGCATGCCGAGCGCGCGAACGGCCGCCGTGCCGGTACGCCGCCGGGGCGTGACGCGGCGCGCGCATGA